The proteins below are encoded in one region of Planctopirus limnophila DSM 3776:
- a CDS encoding 2-oxo acid dehydrogenase subunit E2 → MSVEFKLPQLAEGIDSADIAQILVSAGDTIEAGKIVMELETDKAVMELACPHAGKIGKIHVKPGETIKTGQLLLSIEASGASNGTSAKPASPAASSSAPAAPAKATPAAPVKAAPAPAAVAAPTRSTVEIPIAAGPATRRLARELGMQLERLRGTGPGGRITQEDVARAYAAQQGGGGGGVVAPPLPDFSQYGPITAQALTKLQKTSANNLSAAWQLIPHVTQHDLADITETESARKRFQEAVAKGGPKVTMTAVAMKAAVAALKAFPNFNSSIDMSRGEVILKSYYNIGIAVDTPNGLVVPVVRDVDKKSILQLATELTEIAEKARNRKLEIKDMQGGTFTITNLGGIGGTAFTPIVNYPEVAILGMSRSFHQLQLVDGQVKERLMLPLSLSYDHRVVNGADAARFVVKLTSLLSDAFKLLVEC, encoded by the coding sequence ATGAGTGTTGAATTCAAGCTGCCTCAGTTGGCGGAAGGTATCGACAGTGCAGATATCGCACAGATCCTGGTCTCGGCTGGCGACACGATCGAAGCCGGCAAGATCGTCATGGAACTGGAGACCGATAAGGCTGTCATGGAGCTGGCTTGCCCCCATGCGGGCAAGATCGGCAAGATCCACGTCAAACCTGGCGAAACGATCAAAACCGGTCAGTTACTTCTGAGCATCGAAGCCTCCGGAGCCAGTAACGGAACATCGGCCAAGCCCGCTTCCCCAGCCGCCTCTTCCAGTGCTCCAGCAGCACCGGCGAAGGCCACTCCTGCTGCACCGGTTAAAGCCGCACCAGCCCCTGCTGCCGTGGCTGCACCGACTCGATCAACTGTCGAGATTCCCATTGCTGCCGGCCCGGCCACTCGCCGCCTGGCTCGTGAACTGGGCATGCAGCTCGAACGTCTGCGTGGCACTGGCCCCGGTGGTCGTATCACTCAGGAAGATGTGGCTCGCGCCTACGCTGCCCAGCAAGGTGGCGGCGGTGGTGGTGTCGTCGCTCCGCCTCTCCCCGATTTTTCTCAGTATGGCCCGATCACTGCCCAGGCTCTCACCAAGCTGCAGAAGACCAGTGCCAACAACCTCTCGGCAGCGTGGCAACTCATTCCGCATGTGACTCAGCACGATCTCGCTGACATCACCGAGACTGAATCGGCCCGCAAGCGATTCCAGGAAGCAGTGGCTAAAGGTGGCCCCAAAGTCACTATGACAGCAGTCGCCATGAAGGCCGCCGTCGCTGCTCTCAAGGCCTTCCCGAACTTCAATTCGAGCATCGATATGTCTCGTGGCGAAGTGATCCTCAAGAGCTATTACAACATCGGTATTGCTGTCGATACCCCCAATGGCCTCGTCGTGCCGGTGGTTCGCGATGTCGATAAGAAGTCGATTCTGCAACTGGCGACCGAGCTGACCGAAATCGCCGAGAAGGCCCGCAATCGCAAGCTCGAAATCAAGGATATGCAGGGCGGTACTTTTACTATCACTAACCTGGGTGGCATTGGCGGAACGGCCTTCACACCGATTGTGAACTACCCCGAAGTGGCCATTCTCGGCATGTCACGCAGCTTCCATCAGTTGCAACTGGTCGATGGGCAGGTCAAAGAACGCTTGATGCTGCCACTCTCGCTCTCCTACGATCACCGCGTGGTCAACGGGGCTGATGCGGCCCGCTTTGTCGTGAAACTGACCAGCCTCCTCAGCGATGCCTTCAAACTACTGGTCGAGTGCTAA
- a CDS encoding SRPBCC family protein translates to MPNTVRLHRVLRADPERVYKAFIDADGLSKWLPPFGFTAKVHEMDVRVGGGYRMSFTHFATGHTHFFTVKFTELVPGERLQHIDRFDDPNLAGEMQVTVTFTKVSVGTELQIVQAGIPDLIPAEKCYLGWQESLLQLARLVEPDIPG, encoded by the coding sequence ATGCCCAACACCGTCCGCCTGCATCGTGTCCTGCGAGCCGATCCAGAGCGGGTTTACAAGGCTTTCATCGACGCTGATGGCCTGTCGAAATGGCTGCCACCATTTGGATTCACTGCCAAAGTGCATGAAATGGATGTTCGTGTCGGAGGTGGCTATCGCATGTCATTCACACACTTCGCCACCGGCCACACACACTTTTTCACGGTCAAGTTTACAGAACTTGTCCCTGGTGAACGCTTGCAACACATAGACCGCTTCGATGATCCGAATCTGGCCGGTGAGATGCAGGTGACGGTGACGTTCACAAAAGTCAGTGTGGGCACAGAATTGCAGATCGTGCAGGCTGGGATCCCGGATCTGATCCCAGCCGAAAAGTGCTATCTGGGCTGGCAGGAATCGCTGCTCCAACTCGCCCGCCTCGTCGAACCAGATATCCCCGGCTAG
- a CDS encoding DEAD/DEAH box helicase → MTRGQRLAETNPEFIHRLASLTLEEARQMLGPQGDALLKEVETEPFDGEQAYLADGLFRVMIPQRKNDGKASRRKVVVAVRPDRRQPSGLALSCTACSDGCTHQALALHYLLAYKVELGLMPPTEEALLQLAPEPSPEELQNQAISDRRERARLESMEIRPLAPDVVWSDYLVTSRKSGRSYRVALRGMEPGESYCSCPDFRANTLGLCKHLLRVQEHVKRTYSAEARSKKFVPEEIAVHLTYGELVEVRLLIPENLPVEIAPLLELYRDRAVTDLSHLVHTLAKVRMAQVPVVIYPDAEEFLQQEFDRRRMKAMTESLGHDAENHPWRTELLTTPLLGYQLEGAAFLACAGRAILADEMGLGKTIQALAAIEILFRELDISKVLVVCPASVKSQWRNEILKFTTHSVQLVGGSIETRHEQYGAAPFTICNYEQVLKDHVSIAAKRWDVVILDEGQRIRNWETRTAQAIKSLRSRFAFVLTGTPLENKLDDLYSIMQFIDDRRLSPAFRFFPRHRMIDQKGRFVGYRNLDELRERLAPVFLRRTRSQVQQQLPPCTVHQVLIAPTSAQRQVHARHFAQVSRIARKPHLHELDLMLLRKELLYCRLAANSPELVDDQIVGESSKLDRLSEMFDEMFEGHFEKAIVFSEWTRMLDLIEPLLDSRNLPYVRIDGQVSQRERAASVSQFEDDPGTRVLLASNAAATGLNLQAASIVINVDLPWNPAILEQRIARAHRMGQEKPVQVYVLVTEETFEERLLKTLEGKEQLARAVLDEGAEIKEVWLTSGSDSLRAELQGLLEPDPATTGERQPTFPSAGMLVDQATSAQVHAIRDRLKHYLERDPQGRWQLRIPLASENALDELAKTFQQWVGEAID, encoded by the coding sequence ATGACGCGCGGTCAACGACTGGCAGAAACGAATCCGGAATTTATCCACAGGCTGGCCAGTCTGACTCTGGAAGAGGCCCGGCAGATGCTGGGCCCTCAAGGCGATGCCCTGCTGAAGGAGGTTGAAACAGAACCTTTCGACGGTGAGCAGGCTTATCTCGCGGATGGTTTGTTCCGCGTGATGATTCCTCAACGAAAAAATGATGGCAAAGCTTCCCGCCGCAAGGTGGTCGTGGCTGTCCGGCCTGATCGCAGACAACCTTCTGGCCTGGCACTTTCCTGCACAGCGTGCAGCGATGGTTGTACCCATCAGGCATTAGCCCTGCACTACCTTCTCGCTTACAAAGTCGAACTGGGGCTCATGCCCCCGACTGAAGAAGCGTTGCTGCAACTGGCACCGGAACCAAGTCCCGAAGAGTTGCAGAATCAGGCGATTTCGGATCGTCGTGAGCGCGCCCGACTGGAATCGATGGAGATTCGCCCCCTCGCCCCGGATGTTGTCTGGAGTGATTATCTGGTGACCAGCCGCAAAAGCGGGCGGAGCTATCGTGTCGCCCTTCGCGGGATGGAACCGGGAGAATCGTATTGCAGTTGCCCCGACTTTCGCGCCAATACGTTAGGCCTGTGTAAGCATCTGCTTCGAGTCCAGGAACATGTGAAGCGAACTTACTCAGCCGAAGCCCGGTCGAAGAAGTTTGTTCCGGAAGAGATTGCTGTCCATTTGACGTATGGCGAGCTGGTCGAAGTTCGCTTGCTGATCCCTGAAAACTTACCAGTCGAGATTGCCCCGTTACTGGAGTTGTACCGTGATCGTGCGGTGACCGATTTGAGCCATCTGGTGCATACTCTCGCGAAGGTTCGCATGGCTCAGGTGCCCGTGGTGATTTACCCGGATGCCGAAGAATTTCTGCAGCAGGAGTTTGATCGCCGCCGGATGAAAGCGATGACGGAATCGCTAGGTCATGACGCGGAAAATCACCCCTGGCGGACGGAATTACTCACCACACCTTTACTGGGATATCAGTTGGAAGGGGCCGCGTTTCTCGCCTGTGCAGGCCGCGCCATCCTCGCCGACGAAATGGGGCTGGGGAAAACCATTCAGGCACTGGCGGCAATCGAGATTCTCTTTCGAGAACTCGATATCTCGAAGGTGCTCGTCGTTTGCCCGGCTTCTGTCAAATCGCAGTGGCGAAATGAAATTTTGAAGTTCACCACGCATTCCGTGCAACTGGTGGGTGGCTCGATAGAAACCCGCCACGAGCAATATGGGGCAGCTCCGTTCACGATCTGCAATTACGAGCAGGTGCTGAAAGATCATGTCAGCATTGCTGCCAAACGCTGGGATGTCGTGATTCTCGATGAAGGACAGCGCATTCGTAATTGGGAAACCCGCACTGCCCAGGCCATCAAAAGTTTGCGATCTCGCTTTGCCTTCGTACTGACGGGAACACCGCTGGAGAACAAACTCGACGACCTCTATTCGATCATGCAGTTCATTGATGATCGCCGACTCTCACCCGCCTTTCGATTTTTCCCCAGGCACCGCATGATCGATCAGAAGGGGCGATTTGTCGGCTATCGCAATCTTGACGAACTGCGCGAGAGGCTGGCACCGGTCTTTCTGCGTAGAACAAGATCTCAGGTTCAACAGCAGTTGCCTCCCTGTACTGTGCATCAGGTGCTGATCGCCCCGACATCGGCTCAAAGGCAGGTGCATGCCCGGCATTTTGCCCAGGTTTCGAGAATTGCCCGCAAGCCGCACCTCCATGAACTTGACCTGATGCTCTTACGGAAAGAGCTGTTGTATTGCCGACTGGCGGCGAACAGCCCGGAACTCGTCGATGATCAAATCGTGGGAGAATCATCGAAACTTGACCGACTGAGCGAGATGTTCGATGAGATGTTTGAAGGGCACTTTGAGAAAGCGATTGTCTTTTCCGAATGGACACGCATGCTCGATCTCATTGAACCATTACTCGACAGCCGCAATCTGCCGTATGTCAGGATCGATGGACAGGTCTCGCAGCGTGAACGGGCAGCATCTGTCTCGCAGTTTGAGGACGATCCCGGAACCCGCGTGCTGCTGGCCAGCAATGCGGCTGCGACGGGTCTCAATCTGCAGGCCGCCAGCATTGTGATCAATGTCGATCTCCCCTGGAACCCGGCAATTCTGGAGCAGCGCATCGCGCGGGCGCATCGCATGGGACAGGAAAAACCGGTTCAGGTCTATGTGCTCGTGACGGAAGAGACGTTTGAAGAGCGGCTGCTCAAGACACTGGAAGGGAAAGAACAACTCGCTCGTGCTGTGCTTGATGAAGGTGCCGAGATCAAGGAGGTCTGGCTGACCAGTGGCAGCGACAGTTTGAGGGCTGAATTGCAAGGCCTTCTGGAGCCTGATCCCGCGACGACCGGTGAACGACAGCCAACGTTTCCCTCTGCGGGAATGCTCGTTGATCAGGCAACATCAGCCCAGGTGCACGCCATTCGCGACCGGTTGAAGCATTATCTGGAACGCGATCCCCAGGGCCGCTGGCAATTACGCATTCCTCTCGCCAGTGAAAACGCCCTGGATGAACTCGCGAAAACATTCCAGCAATGGGTGGGCGAGGCGATTGATTAA
- the ilvE gene encoding branched-chain-amino-acid transaminase encodes MPLKIFLSDRLVDEADAKVSVFDHGLLYGDGVFEGIRVYGGKVFLHDEHIERLYESARAIRLVIPMEAAALKKAVEETVAANNLSDGYIRLVVTRGAGSLGLDIRKTSNPQVIIIADTITMYPPETYTNGMKLVTASTIRNHPGALSPRIKSLNYLNNIMARIEGTDAGMVEALMLNHKGEVAECTGDNIFIIKKGVLLTPPKDAGILEGITRNAVMRLAREAGYPVKEEPLTRHDLYVADECFLTGTAAEVVAVVSLDGRPIGTGKPGPVTNDLLKRFQELTKKGGF; translated from the coding sequence ATGCCTTTGAAAATCTTCCTTTCGGATCGCCTGGTTGACGAGGCCGATGCCAAAGTCAGTGTCTTCGATCACGGTTTGCTCTATGGCGACGGCGTCTTCGAGGGGATTCGGGTTTACGGCGGCAAAGTCTTCCTGCACGACGAACACATCGAACGCCTCTACGAAAGTGCTCGCGCCATTCGTCTCGTCATCCCCATGGAAGCGGCTGCCTTGAAGAAGGCGGTCGAAGAGACTGTCGCCGCCAACAACCTTTCGGATGGCTACATTCGTCTGGTCGTCACCCGTGGTGCAGGGAGCCTGGGCCTCGATATTCGCAAGACGTCGAATCCGCAGGTGATCATCATTGCCGATACGATCACGATGTACCCTCCCGAGACCTACACGAATGGCATGAAGCTGGTGACCGCCAGCACCATTCGTAATCATCCCGGTGCTCTCAGCCCGCGGATCAAATCACTCAATTATCTCAACAACATCATGGCCCGTATTGAAGGGACAGATGCCGGCATGGTCGAAGCGCTGATGCTCAACCATAAAGGCGAGGTCGCCGAATGCACGGGCGATAACATCTTCATCATCAAGAAGGGAGTCCTGCTGACTCCTCCCAAGGATGCAGGCATTCTCGAAGGGATTACCCGCAATGCCGTGATGCGCCTGGCTCGCGAAGCGGGCTATCCTGTTAAGGAAGAACCACTCACCCGGCACGATCTCTACGTGGCTGACGAATGCTTCCTCACAGGGACAGCGGCCGAAGTGGTGGCTGTGGTGAGCCTCGATGGTCGCCCGATCGGCACTGGTAAACCCGGCCCCGTCACTAACGACCTGCTCAAGCGATTCCAGGAACTGACCAAAAAGGGCGGCTTCTAA
- a CDS encoding glycosyltransferase — MSNSTTTIVIPCFNEAVRLKPLAFLQFIRKSTDVHLLMVNDGSSDATITLLEDMASASNGRISVLDLPQNRGKAEAVRQGVLAACRTSVDFVGYWDADLATPLGAIPSFIDVLHRLPQIELVIGTRLKLQGRNIDRNRQRRVLGRLFSTVASQVLGVALRDTQCGAKLFRVTPEMQMAFSRPFLSRWIFDVEVISRLIDLKPQSQQGLYEFPLDSWQEVAGSKLKPSDFLKAIGELARIYLSRGSFTPAPEFVIEKESGTSPVTFELPPAAEVSANPERRAA; from the coding sequence GTGTCAAACTCCACCACGACCATTGTCATCCCCTGCTTCAATGAAGCGGTGCGACTGAAGCCTCTGGCATTTCTCCAGTTCATTCGCAAATCGACGGATGTTCACCTGCTTATGGTGAACGACGGCAGTTCGGATGCAACCATTACGCTGCTGGAAGATATGGCTTCGGCGTCGAATGGCCGCATTTCGGTGCTCGATCTCCCTCAGAATCGAGGGAAAGCCGAAGCTGTCCGGCAAGGTGTGCTCGCCGCCTGTCGAACATCGGTCGATTTCGTCGGTTACTGGGATGCCGATCTGGCGACGCCACTGGGAGCGATTCCCAGCTTTATCGATGTCCTCCACCGGCTTCCTCAGATTGAGCTCGTTATTGGAACCCGTCTCAAACTCCAGGGGCGGAACATTGATCGCAACCGCCAGCGTCGTGTTCTCGGCAGGCTGTTCAGCACAGTCGCATCACAGGTGCTGGGAGTCGCACTTCGAGATACCCAGTGTGGTGCCAAACTCTTTAGAGTGACACCGGAAATGCAGATGGCGTTTAGCCGACCGTTTCTTTCCCGCTGGATTTTCGATGTGGAAGTGATTTCGAGGCTGATTGATCTGAAGCCGCAAAGCCAGCAGGGACTTTACGAATTCCCACTGGATTCGTGGCAGGAAGTAGCGGGATCGAAACTGAAACCCAGTGACTTTCTCAAAGCGATTGGCGAACTGGCGCGGATCTATCTGTCGCGAGGCAGTTTTACTCCCGCACCCGAATTTGTGATTGAGAAGGAATCGGGAACATCGCCAGTTACTTTTGAACTTCCACCGGCTGCAGAAGTTTCTGCAAACCCCGAGCGAAGGGCCGCCTAG
- a CDS encoding sialate O-acetylesterase, producing MTAYSQETAKRAKGVNDLLPDPDPRPAEMTKPVKVFILMGQSNMLEMGKVAGDTDGTLEHAVKQEGLYPFLIDDAGKWNTHADVRNVAVMGSGGPGKTQFRINAWLTVGNKIGVEQGIGHQLGNALDEPVLLLKSAIGNRSLGWDLLPPGSSSYEFVDPKDGKTYIYAGYGQSPDRWEKGTEPKAINWKAGLQLDGDIARAKEVLNDLGKYYPGANEYEIAGFFWWQGDKDRYNAGHASRYEQNLVNLIATLRKEFNAPQAKFVCATLGQTDRDNPTGNEKYLLEAKLAISDPQKHPELQGTVATVYTHPLSMGSSSNAHYGNNAKTYMNVGLAMGEAMVKLLKEQK from the coding sequence ATGACGGCGTACTCCCAGGAAACGGCAAAGCGTGCCAAAGGAGTGAACGATCTGCTGCCGGATCCCGACCCTCGACCCGCCGAGATGACTAAGCCCGTGAAGGTCTTCATTCTCATGGGTCAGTCGAACATGCTCGAAATGGGGAAGGTCGCAGGTGATACCGATGGAACACTTGAGCACGCTGTCAAACAGGAAGGGCTTTACCCCTTTCTCATCGACGATGCGGGGAAATGGAACACCCACGCCGATGTGCGGAATGTCGCGGTGATGGGGAGTGGCGGGCCTGGCAAAACGCAGTTTCGCATCAATGCGTGGCTGACCGTCGGCAACAAAATCGGTGTCGAGCAGGGGATCGGGCATCAGTTGGGGAATGCTCTCGATGAACCTGTGCTGCTCTTGAAGAGTGCCATTGGCAATCGAAGCCTCGGTTGGGATCTATTGCCTCCGGGTTCAAGTTCTTATGAATTTGTTGATCCGAAAGATGGCAAGACCTACATCTACGCAGGTTATGGTCAAAGCCCCGATCGCTGGGAAAAAGGGACCGAGCCCAAGGCCATTAACTGGAAGGCAGGCCTGCAACTCGATGGCGATATTGCTCGCGCTAAAGAAGTTCTTAATGATCTGGGAAAGTATTATCCCGGGGCGAACGAGTATGAGATCGCGGGCTTCTTCTGGTGGCAAGGTGATAAAGACCGGTACAACGCCGGCCATGCCAGCCGCTATGAACAGAACCTGGTCAACCTGATCGCCACACTTCGCAAAGAGTTTAACGCACCTCAGGCGAAGTTTGTTTGTGCCACCTTGGGCCAGACCGATCGTGACAATCCCACGGGAAATGAAAAATATCTGCTGGAAGCCAAGCTGGCCATCAGCGACCCGCAGAAACACCCGGAACTTCAAGGGACGGTCGCCACGGTTTATACGCACCCCTTGAGCATGGGAAGCAGCTCGAATGCCCACTACGGCAACAACGCCAAAACTTATATGAACGTCGGACTGGCGATGGGCGAAGCGATGGTCAAGCTGCTGAAAGAGCAGAAGTAG
- a CDS encoding SRPBCC family protein, producing MRITVATTIAAPMDAVWKAYSNPDDIVQWNAASEDWHTTKSTVDFRPGGKFSSRMEAKDGSFGFDFEGTYTTIITNERIEYAFGDRQAVVEFQEVPAGVQVQVSFDSEETHSIEQQRDGWQAILNRFKFHVENHGAS from the coding sequence ATGAGAATCACCGTGGCCACAACCATTGCTGCCCCCATGGATGCGGTCTGGAAAGCCTACAGTAATCCGGACGATATCGTGCAGTGGAATGCCGCCTCGGAGGACTGGCATACGACGAAATCGACTGTCGATTTTCGTCCCGGCGGAAAGTTTTCCTCGCGGATGGAGGCCAAAGACGGAAGCTTCGGCTTTGATTTTGAGGGGACCTACACCACGATCATCACCAACGAGCGCATCGAATATGCCTTTGGTGATCGGCAAGCTGTGGTCGAATTCCAGGAAGTCCCCGCAGGCGTGCAGGTCCAGGTCTCCTTTGATAGCGAAGAGACTCACAGTATTGAACAGCAGCGAGATGGCTGGCAGGCGATCTTGAATCGCTTTAAGTTTCATGTCGAGAATCATGGCGCTAGCTGA
- a CDS encoding glycosyltransferase family 39 protein: MFEGKYSRILLAFLLGHLVVWTAIPAMIQPNLPLDCIEMAIWGHEWQLGYYKHPPLPAWIAKAFSSLSDNSEWPIYLASQICTVITMWCVWCVARVITPRSIAALAVVSLELSYYFTLTTPEFNNNIVSRCCWAITISSLFFGVLRQQPRYWMLAGLGLGLGMLSKYDTALLAMAILGFALFTHKGRSCWRTSGPWLLLAISLVVFLPHLIWVAANDFPTFRYFLARSGGSKNWFDHLEHPSKFFIAQLLAIGPSIASCWWWTRRHNQLSAVTLATSNIDPDPQDPTGSHELWIRQYLLLVTLVPCGFVLLLSFVTGAKILTMWGAPMWTFAPLTFLVVTRAHHLSWKEQQLWPSFTVVSLIFVAIFTTSRMASPYVLGKGSRVNFPGEQLAQEIDRIWARNHTGSPPIIAGPWWTAGNVAFYLPGQSRVYVDLDPEKSLWLNDEAFLSAGGMIVWEAGEDADDFATQIKARFPNAQFEPSVIVNWSSSSAIEPLQFHIAMLESQPAELPLSDAFSRAFQGTLDTFEIQHPDPDLTPASFAIQQATPTSDLNRPRLLAIDALPDQTASEENWLRNVQLLFDQPVPTDFSVPPSLEAPLRQASHLVPETPR; the protein is encoded by the coding sequence ATGTTCGAGGGGAAATACTCCCGTATTCTCCTTGCCTTTTTGCTGGGGCATCTCGTTGTCTGGACTGCCATTCCCGCGATGATCCAGCCCAATCTGCCTCTTGACTGCATCGAAATGGCCATCTGGGGGCATGAATGGCAACTGGGCTATTACAAGCATCCGCCTCTGCCAGCCTGGATCGCCAAGGCCTTCTCTTCTCTGAGCGATAACAGCGAATGGCCGATTTACCTGGCCTCTCAAATCTGTACTGTTATCACGATGTGGTGTGTCTGGTGCGTGGCTCGAGTCATTACCCCCCGGTCCATTGCAGCACTGGCGGTGGTTTCGCTGGAACTGTCTTACTACTTCACACTCACCACGCCTGAATTCAATAACAATATTGTCTCCCGCTGCTGCTGGGCGATCACTATCAGCAGTTTGTTTTTTGGAGTTCTCAGGCAACAACCCAGATACTGGATGCTCGCAGGGCTGGGCCTGGGTTTAGGCATGCTCAGCAAGTACGACACCGCACTTCTGGCAATGGCCATCCTTGGATTTGCCCTGTTCACCCATAAAGGGCGATCGTGCTGGCGAACATCCGGCCCTTGGCTGTTGCTCGCGATCTCTCTGGTTGTCTTTCTGCCGCATCTCATCTGGGTGGCAGCCAACGATTTCCCCACGTTTCGTTACTTCCTCGCGCGATCAGGAGGGAGCAAAAACTGGTTTGATCATCTCGAACATCCGTCCAAGTTCTTCATCGCCCAACTTCTGGCGATTGGCCCGTCGATTGCCTCCTGCTGGTGGTGGACTCGTCGGCACAATCAGCTCTCGGCTGTCACTCTGGCCACTTCCAACATCGATCCCGATCCCCAGGATCCCACTGGCAGCCATGAGCTCTGGATTCGACAATACCTGCTGCTCGTCACGCTTGTTCCCTGCGGATTCGTCCTGCTGCTGTCGTTTGTCACGGGTGCCAAAATTCTCACCATGTGGGGAGCACCCATGTGGACGTTCGCACCTTTGACATTCCTGGTCGTGACCAGAGCCCATCACCTTTCCTGGAAAGAACAGCAGCTCTGGCCTTCGTTTACCGTGGTGAGTCTGATCTTTGTGGCCATCTTTACCACCTCGCGGATGGCTTCTCCTTATGTCCTTGGTAAAGGCTCCCGCGTCAATTTTCCCGGCGAACAACTCGCTCAGGAAATTGATCGCATCTGGGCACGCAATCACACAGGTTCACCGCCGATCATTGCCGGCCCCTGGTGGACGGCAGGGAATGTGGCCTTTTATTTACCAGGTCAATCGCGCGTGTATGTCGATCTTGATCCTGAAAAGAGCCTCTGGCTCAACGACGAAGCCTTTTTATCTGCGGGCGGGATGATTGTCTGGGAAGCAGGCGAGGATGCCGATGATTTTGCAACGCAAATTAAGGCGCGCTTTCCCAACGCACAATTTGAGCCCTCGGTGATTGTGAACTGGAGTTCCAGTTCCGCCATTGAACCTCTTCAGTTTCATATCGCGATGCTGGAAAGTCAGCCGGCAGAACTCCCGCTGTCGGATGCGTTTTCCAGAGCCTTTCAAGGGACGCTTGATACTTTTGAGATACAACATCCCGACCCTGATCTAACCCCAGCCTCCTTTGCCATTCAACAGGCAACGCCCACGTCAGATCTCAACAGGCCACGGCTCCTCGCCATCGATGCCTTACCTGATCAGACAGCGTCTGAAGAAAACTGGCTGCGGAATGTGCAGTTACTTTTTGATCAACCAGTTCCCACAGATTTTTCTGTACCACCGTCTCTGGAAGCACCATTGCGACAAGCCAGTCATCTGGTACCGGAAACACCTCGTTAG
- a CDS encoding STAS domain-containing protein, with protein sequence MIARSNDRLHKAINVTEDATMKVERFFKRMRIEPHAGHTLLHIGDMEIWDGADLALLREGLTQIIERDRDRDIAVDMTFVKYIPSGFFGMLFDWFEKRKVQFYLLNPQPNVQSMLWFRQFFEPCAAGLWRLEPKGLRTLPVMDDAEISLSTLEAMG encoded by the coding sequence ATGATTGCTCGCTCGAACGATCGTTTACACAAGGCGATAAACGTGACGGAAGACGCCACCATGAAGGTTGAGCGATTCTTTAAGCGGATGCGAATTGAACCGCATGCCGGGCATACCTTATTGCACATCGGCGATATGGAAATCTGGGACGGTGCCGATCTGGCTCTCTTGCGCGAAGGCCTCACTCAGATTATTGAACGCGACCGCGATCGCGATATTGCTGTGGATATGACTTTTGTGAAGTACATTCCCAGCGGCTTTTTTGGCATGCTTTTCGACTGGTTCGAAAAACGCAAAGTGCAGTTCTATCTGCTCAATCCTCAGCCGAATGTGCAGAGCATGCTCTGGTTCCGGCAGTTTTTTGAACCATGTGCGGCTGGCTTGTGGCGGCTCGAACCCAAAGGTCTCCGCACGCTCCCGGTGATGGACGACGCCGAAATCTCGCTCAGTACACTGGAAGCTATGGGCTAA
- a CDS encoding LysR family transcriptional regulator, whose translation MELHQLRYFLKAAELKSFTLAAAECFISQPSLSQQIIKLEQELGQPLFERSGRGVELTESGKLLQSRAGQIVSLVDQARREITDDGETGQLTIGAIPTIAPYLLPQIVSRFREVVPRVTLKIHEDVTEQCLKKVQAGEWDLAIAALPVRIEHLEVEPLFDEELWLAVPPGHRLSHLTEVPVEEIDRETLLLLGEAHCLTEHVAQYCRRKDMAPLETGRLAQLTTIMELVSRGQGVSFIPNMCKAFDREGRCAYRPLQGDRPQRTIALVWNSYRFQTLLLKRALDVIRRELLK comes from the coding sequence ATGGAACTTCACCAGTTGCGGTACTTTCTCAAGGCGGCTGAACTCAAAAGCTTTACACTGGCTGCCGCTGAATGTTTCATTTCTCAGCCATCACTCAGCCAGCAGATCATTAAGCTCGAACAGGAACTGGGGCAGCCACTCTTCGAGCGTTCGGGGCGTGGTGTTGAACTCACCGAATCCGGAAAGCTGCTGCAAAGCCGGGCCGGGCAGATTGTTTCGCTCGTCGATCAGGCTCGGCGGGAGATCACCGATGATGGCGAGACAGGCCAGCTCACCATCGGCGCAATCCCCACCATTGCGCCTTATCTGTTGCCACAGATTGTCAGCCGGTTTCGTGAGGTGGTGCCAAGGGTGACCCTCAAGATCCATGAAGATGTCACCGAGCAATGCCTCAAAAAGGTTCAGGCGGGTGAATGGGATCTGGCAATTGCGGCTCTCCCGGTACGGATTGAGCATCTGGAAGTTGAGCCGTTATTTGATGAAGAGCTATGGCTGGCGGTCCCTCCGGGGCATCGATTATCACACTTGACAGAAGTTCCTGTTGAAGAGATTGACCGCGAGACATTACTGCTGTTAGGTGAAGCTCATTGCCTGACGGAGCACGTCGCGCAGTATTGCCGCCGGAAAGACATGGCACCTCTGGAAACAGGCCGCCTGGCGCAACTGACGACGATTATGGAGCTTGTCAGCCGGGGGCAGGGTGTGAGTTTTATTCCGAACATGTGCAAGGCGTTCGATCGTGAAGGCCGCTGTGCCTATCGCCCACTTCAGGGAGACCGCCCGCAACGCACCATTGCCCTCGTCTGGAACAGCTACCGCTTCCAGACGCTACTATTAAAACGTGCTCTCGATGTGATTCGCAGGGAGTTGCTGAAGTAA